A DNA window from Paenibacillus andongensis contains the following coding sequences:
- a CDS encoding amidohydrolase family protein produces MSILHDYVNRIRIIDGHEHLATPQIRKKENHDLFSLLHYLDSDFYSAGMKMGALGRQSSLDVEQKASMFMDYWHKTKNTTYARMFRTAMEDLYELSEWNVKGLLEANEKVTQATHNPNWYEHVMAEKSGIDLAFTLIQTTKLTYERFRPIMFMDFTFKLRTRKDITTVERMSGVTVYHLRQYLEAVDTLLHKYVQEGMVATKFGHAYWRSLSCGKPTFYEAELAFNRLLGCTLEESLSQAEAQALQDYLIHFIIQRSIAYDLPIQIHTGHHEVSVSSNGNTLTNSNVELLIPLLLEYTEARFVLLHSGYPYYLPYISIVKNFPNVYADFTWVYIISPTAAKQIMHQVIEMVPMTKIQGFGGDYNYIEGTYAHQKLARKVVADVLTEKVADGALDESDAMTFADRIFRTNIIELYKLKDLEE; encoded by the coding sequence ATGAGCATTCTTCATGATTATGTAAACCGAATCCGCATCATTGACGGTCATGAACACCTGGCAACACCGCAAATTCGAAAAAAAGAAAACCATGATTTGTTTTCCTTGCTGCATTATTTGGACTCTGATTTTTACAGCGCAGGCATGAAAATGGGTGCATTAGGAAGACAAAGTTCCTTAGATGTGGAACAAAAAGCTTCCATGTTTATGGATTACTGGCATAAAACGAAAAATACAACGTATGCACGGATGTTTCGAACAGCCATGGAAGATTTATATGAACTCAGCGAGTGGAACGTGAAAGGCCTACTAGAGGCGAATGAAAAAGTAACACAAGCAACGCACAATCCTAACTGGTATGAGCATGTGATGGCTGAAAAGTCCGGAATTGATCTTGCCTTTACACTGATCCAAACAACGAAGCTTACGTACGAGCGTTTTCGTCCCATCATGTTTATGGATTTTACATTCAAACTACGAACACGGAAGGATATCACTACTGTTGAGAGAATGTCTGGCGTTACGGTCTATCATCTGCGCCAATATTTGGAGGCAGTGGATACCTTATTGCATAAATATGTTCAGGAGGGCATGGTCGCGACAAAGTTTGGGCATGCCTACTGGCGCTCCCTATCGTGCGGTAAACCAACCTTCTATGAAGCGGAGCTGGCTTTCAATCGTCTGCTGGGCTGTACACTTGAAGAGTCGCTCTCTCAAGCAGAAGCACAGGCGCTGCAGGATTATTTGATCCATTTCATCATCCAGCGTTCGATTGCCTATGATCTACCGATTCAAATTCATACCGGTCATCATGAAGTAAGTGTTTCTTCCAACGGTAACACGTTAACGAATTCGAATGTGGAGTTGCTGATTCCGCTGCTGCTGGAATACACGGAAGCAAGGTTTGTTCTGCTCCACAGCGGATACCCCTATTACTTGCCATATATAAGCATTGTAAAAAACTTCCCGAATGTCTATGCAGATTTTACTTGGGTGTACATCATTTCGCCAACGGCGGCTAAACAAATTATGCATCAGGTGATTGAAATGGTCCCGATGACGAAAATTCAAGGCTTTGGCGGCGATTATAACTATATCGAAGGGACTTATGCCCATCAGAAGCTGGCCCGCAAGGTGGTGGCGGATGTATTGACGGAGAAGGTAGCAGATGGCGCACTTGACGAATCTGATGCCATGACCTTTGCTGATCGGATATTTCGAACGAATATAATCGAATTATATAAGCTGAAGGATTTGGAGGAATAG
- a CDS encoding ABC transporter substrate-binding protein codes for MKAQKWASILMTTVLATGVLTACGSKSTNNNSATNSPAASVAPVDSAKLSGTLSLWTFFDGTKGIATAFEKKYPNVKVDVKVFPGDQYQIKLLSALQSGKDVPDVLDLERSYVGKFIESPFLMDLAPIGAADLVKNYIPYVSELGKSSDGKIKAISDQSSPGGFWYLKENAKKFLGTDDSNQISEMVNSYDKIIELGKKVAKQSDGKVHLIANTGDLNDIVSYNTQPFYVNGKLNIDPRWEKIFNYQKEIRTNNVDAKLPFMSAGWGNALNDGSVVLVEMPAWATFMIGNKDNKAVGKFGVAKTPEGFYNGGTFRAIYNKTTNKDLAAEFIKFSASAEWQNADLLARGNLPALQSVYDANVDKYTAPLTGDQKVLQPYYAMMKSMPVIKSDKYSDSILSLWRKTASQGITDNKSYADVVTAFQKEVKAAFPELQ; via the coding sequence TTGAAAGCACAAAAATGGGCTTCTATTTTAATGACAACGGTACTTGCGACAGGTGTTTTAACGGCTTGTGGTTCTAAATCAACTAACAATAACTCAGCGACGAATAGTCCTGCGGCATCGGTTGCACCGGTAGATTCGGCCAAGCTGTCTGGAACGCTATCCCTATGGACTTTCTTTGATGGAACTAAAGGCATTGCAACAGCATTTGAGAAGAAATATCCGAATGTCAAAGTTGACGTTAAAGTATTCCCTGGCGATCAATATCAAATCAAACTGTTGTCAGCGCTGCAATCCGGCAAAGATGTACCTGACGTACTCGACCTTGAAAGAAGTTATGTTGGTAAATTCATAGAATCTCCATTTTTGATGGATTTAGCACCAATTGGCGCTGCTGATTTAGTGAAAAACTACATTCCATATGTCTCAGAGCTTGGTAAATCGTCGGATGGCAAAATCAAAGCAATTTCCGACCAATCCTCTCCAGGCGGCTTCTGGTATTTGAAGGAAAATGCCAAAAAATTCCTCGGTACGGATGATTCAAACCAAATCAGCGAAATGGTGAACAGCTACGATAAAATCATTGAGCTTGGTAAAAAAGTGGCGAAGCAGAGCGATGGCAAGGTTCATTTAATCGCGAATACAGGGGACTTGAATGACATTGTTAGTTACAATACACAGCCTTTCTATGTAAATGGCAAATTAAATATCGATCCAAGATGGGAAAAAATATTTAATTACCAAAAAGAAATTCGCACGAACAACGTAGATGCCAAATTACCATTCATGTCAGCGGGTTGGGGTAATGCACTCAATGACGGAAGTGTTGTGTTAGTCGAAATGCCAGCTTGGGCAACGTTCATGATCGGTAACAAAGATAACAAGGCTGTAGGCAAGTTTGGCGTTGCCAAAACACCAGAAGGTTTCTATAATGGCGGAACTTTCCGAGCTATTTATAATAAAACGACCAACAAAGATCTCGCAGCAGAGTTTATCAAATTCTCTGCAAGCGCCGAATGGCAGAACGCCGATCTACTTGCGAGAGGGAACTTGCCAGCGCTTCAAAGTGTTTACGATGCCAATGTGGATAAGTACACAGCGCCACTAACTGGCGATCAAAAAGTGCTTCAGCCTTACTATGCAATGATGAAGTCAATGCCTGTGATTAAGTCCGACAAATACAGCGATTCGATTCTTAGCCTTTGGAGAAAAACAGCAAGTCAAGGGATTACAGACAATAAGAGCTATGCGGATGTTGTAACAGCTTTCCAAAAAGAAGTGAAAGCAGCGTTCCCCGAGCTTCAGTAA
- a CDS encoding carbohydrate ABC transporter permease, translating into MIKKAFQIDWFILKIIIYVVLIAIALTCLLPFYSMIITSTHNNSDIARKLLIVPGDQFFVNYHRLIETVHIWRGLGNTLFITITATLINVYFAALAGYGFSKYNFRYKGVLFMITLGTMMIPGQLGIIGFYKLMDVFHMLNTYYPLLLTSVYNAFGIFLVKQFADTSVPTEIIESGRIDGYGEMQLFHRIILPLMSPALATLAIFAFIGKWNDFLVPMIILFDADMQTLPVMIASVKSQFSSDFGAQYVGIVISVVPILVFFSFMSKRIINGVAAGAVKG; encoded by the coding sequence TTGATTAAGAAAGCGTTTCAAATCGATTGGTTTATTTTGAAAATCATCATCTATGTGGTGTTAATTGCGATAGCTTTGACTTGCTTGCTGCCTTTTTACAGTATGATCATTACTTCCACGCACAATAACTCAGACATTGCCCGGAAGCTGCTCATCGTGCCTGGGGACCAGTTCTTCGTGAACTATCATAGGCTGATTGAAACCGTTCACATCTGGCGTGGTTTAGGAAATACGTTATTCATCACCATAACGGCGACGCTCATTAATGTGTATTTTGCTGCGTTAGCTGGCTATGGATTCTCGAAATACAACTTTCGTTACAAGGGTGTATTATTCATGATTACACTTGGGACCATGATGATTCCTGGACAATTGGGGATTATCGGATTTTATAAATTAATGGATGTTTTCCATATGTTGAACACGTATTATCCGCTCTTGCTAACGTCAGTCTATAACGCATTTGGTATTTTTCTAGTCAAACAGTTCGCTGACACATCGGTACCAACCGAAATTATCGAATCCGGAAGAATCGACGGGTATGGTGAAATGCAGCTTTTCCATCGCATCATTTTACCGTTAATGAGCCCTGCACTTGCCACGTTAGCGATCTTCGCTTTCATTGGAAAATGGAATGACTTTTTAGTTCCCATGATTATTTTGTTCGATGCCGACATGCAAACCTTGCCAGTCATGATTGCGAGTGTTAAATCGCAGTTTTCGTCCGACTTTGGCGCTCAATACGTAGGAATTGTGATATCGGTCGTTCCGATCTTGGTATTCTTCTCTTTTATGTCCAAGCGAATTATTAACGGGGTTGCGGCTGGGGCCGTGAAGGGTTGA
- a CDS encoding carbohydrate ABC transporter permease encodes MISKINKSNYGYLFVAPFFIGFGIFGLIPILYTFYLSFTKWDGFTDPVYVGLANYSRLLHDTYFYQTIGSTLIIWVMSIVPQLIIALVLAIILNEKFIRGKHFFRAVYYFPHIITPITLGVMFSLMFDWQTGSVNKVLMDLGIVSEPVNWFSSPWWSRTIVSGVICWQYFGFNLIVFVAGLQSISEEVYEAAKMDGANKWKSTLYITLPMLRPVFLFTLITSVIGGLQLFDAPLMLGDGPNNTTRTMVMYLYQTAFKNFDYSYGATVAYGIFVVVMILTAITAKASKLNE; translated from the coding sequence ATGATTTCAAAAATCAATAAGTCGAATTACGGATATCTATTTGTTGCTCCATTTTTTATAGGGTTTGGCATCTTTGGTTTGATTCCGATTCTATATACGTTTTATTTAAGCTTTACCAAGTGGGATGGATTTACGGATCCCGTTTATGTCGGCTTGGCCAACTATTCACGTCTTTTACATGATACTTACTTCTATCAAACGATAGGAAGCACCTTGATTATTTGGGTCATGTCCATTGTTCCACAACTGATCATTGCCCTCGTGCTTGCGATTATTTTGAATGAGAAGTTTATTCGCGGCAAGCATTTTTTCCGGGCTGTATACTATTTTCCTCATATCATTACACCAATTACGCTTGGCGTCATGTTCAGCTTAATGTTCGACTGGCAGACTGGTTCTGTTAATAAAGTGCTGATGGATTTAGGAATCGTTAGCGAGCCAGTGAACTGGTTCAGCAGTCCATGGTGGTCGAGAACGATTGTATCGGGCGTCATTTGCTGGCAATATTTTGGATTTAATTTGATCGTGTTTGTCGCGGGACTGCAATCTATTTCAGAAGAAGTGTACGAAGCGGCGAAGATGGACGGCGCGAATAAATGGAAAAGCACGCTGTATATTACGCTCCCTATGCTGCGTCCCGTCTTTCTGTTCACCTTAATTACCTCCGTAATTGGTGGTCTGCAATTGTTTGATGCACCCCTGATGCTCGGAGATGGTCCTAATAATACGACCCGAACCATGGTCATGTACCTCTATCAAACCGCATTCAAAAATTTCGATTACAGCTATGGAGCAACAGTCGCATATGGTATTTTCGTTGTTGTCATGATCCTGACGGCGATTACAGCGAAAGCTTCAAAGCTTAATGAATAG